AAGGATTATGTAGATAAGGATAAGACTAATCACATTAGTAGGATTAAGGCTAGGATCATTGGCGAGGATGGTAGAGCCAAGAAAGTTCTGCAGGAGTTAACGGATACAAACATAGTGATTGGTGATAGGTACATAGCAATACTTGGTCTTTATGAGAATGTGAAAATCGCTAGAGAGGCATTGGAAATGCTAATTCGCGGTAGACAACATGCCACGGTATATAGGTGGATTCAGAATTGGAGAAGGGAGAGTAGATATAGGGAATTGATGGAGAGATTAAATAGGACTTATTATGAAGGTGAAGAAGAGGGTTGAGATACCGTTGTTACTTCTGCAATTTTTACCTCTTCCGTTGGTTTAGTCTCACCACCCGTTGGATACCTTAAGACTTTTATCTTATAAACCTCAACCTTTCTCAGTGGATATATCCTCTTACCAACAGCAAATAGCTGATTACTAACATCACCATACACCGCAGCCTTAATAAAGCCATTAAAGTCCGCCTTGCTTGAAAGGTCATTTAAGGCTTTCATAAACTCCTTCCTAATGGCTCTCTTTTGACTTGACTTACACCTAGTTGGTGTCATTGCTAATATTGTAATTCTTATTAATGCGTTATCCGTGGTATTCACATCCTGAATTAATTGAATAAGACTTGAGCCTCTCCTGATTAGGCTCTTCACGTAATCTCTTGTTAATTCCATGCCCTTAAACCTCGTGTATGCCTTATCCCCCTCAATTCTATCTATTTGGAACCTTAACTTTATGTGTAAGTGACTGAGGTCCTTAGTTATATCAAATAATGTTACCTCTATAGTTCTGCCAATAAGCGAATCAGGTTCATTGGCAGGCACCTCCCCAATCTCTATGCCATTAAATAATGTAGGTGCATGTATAGTAAACCACTTCTTAATCATCCACTTACCTGTCTTAGCCTGTTTTTGTTCTGACACGTTGATCTTATCGATGATCAAAAACCCTTTTTTATATTTTTACCTTCGTAACTCATTGAGGGACTCCATTATGATCTTTAGATTCCTAATGAAGTCATCAATAGTATTATAAACACTTAGTAATTTCTCATTATCAACATGGTAAGTTAATTCATAGGTTAATTTATCATCAATGCACTTAATAATTGATGTGAGACCTTGCGGTAACTCTCTCTCGTCAGGCAATAATGAGGAGATGGCTACTTGGCAATCCTCAATGGTTTTCATTGCAATCTCTAAGGTAATTCTACCCCTAATTTTCATTGATTAAACCCCTTATTACTATTGAGTAATTACTACGTTTAAATACTAAGTCTGCATCCGTAACATCCTCATTAAACGCGCAGTTTATCTGTATTGGTTCATTCCCTATTGAGAATGAATGATTCTTATTTTCTACCTGGAAGTTTATGATTGAACATAACCTATCAATTAATGTTAATGGTTGAGAACCCTGCCTTATCACTATGTTATCCTTATTTAATTGGTTCATAAGTTCATTAATTATGGATATGTACTTAGTAATTATACCATTAATTTCCTTAATACTCTGTGGGTTGAGTATTGGATTCAATAAACCACCTGCGTATTCCCAAAGTACCAACTGGGACTCAACTGCCAATATTGACTCTAGCACATCAATATCATTATTATTCCACTTTCTATGCATAAGTACAAGTTTATCAAGGTAATCACCCCTAAATCCAGCTCGAAGCATGAAATCGCTGATATACTTTAACAGTGTCATTACCTCATCCTCATTAAGCTCATTATACTGAACATCCGTCTTTTTAGCAATAGCCTTTACAAGGCTCCTAGCCTCGGACTCATTACCAGTAATGCCAGGTATTACTGGCGAAAAGGCACGTGAGAGTGACACACTTAGCAATAATCTAAGTATGCCAGGTAATGCTGGATAATTAATGGGTTCAGTGGTTAGCCAACCGTTAAATGACGAAGCATTGTAATTGGGAATTACGGAAAATTCATAGATAATTGCTGTTTCTAAAAATCTTAGTGAATCCTGGCTTAACTCATTATTTAGCAACTGCCATATTAATTGTGGCATTGAGTCCGTAAACTCAAGATAGACATCAGTATTAACCCACTCAATACCTTCCTTGCCTATCATAAATACCCTCTTACCATTAAGTGAGTTTATAAGTTCATTGAGTTTAACAACCGTGGGGGGATCAACAAATAAGATTGAGTTATACCTACTTATCACATCCCTTCTTAGGTCATTTAATGATTCCAGTGTCAATAATGTTATATGCGTTAGTAACCCTCTTCTAAATCGTTCTATTAGAATTACTATTGCAGAAAATAGGGAATTAATAAATGGTGGAGTTATTATGAGTAAATTATCACTTGAGTTTATTATTGAATCCAAGATGAATCTTCCCCTGGACTTCACAAAAATCCTATGTTGTAAAAATCCTTTTAATAATTACTGGAAGTAAGATGGATAAATACAATAAAGGGTAATTTCATATATAGACCGCTGTGTTCCTGGCAAGTTTTATCTTAAGCCAGTCCTTAACATCCATCTTAAAGCTATGCTCAATCTTATCCCTATGGAAGTTATTCATTGTACAGAAGGGTATTATTCTACCATCTGGTGCTGCATAGTGAATATCACACCTTTGGACCCTCTGTACATCGAAATTAAATGTGTCCATGAAGTGCATTATTCCAAGTCCAATAACATTAAACATTATCTGGCCTAGTGATTCATAGTCCTTCCTAGTTAGGAAGTTCGCAAGTATATCCCTAAAACCCTTGTGCTTAACGTACCTAAGCAGTTTGAGTGTTTCTACAGTGGCAATGCCTCTCCAAACACCGCCCTTAATAGCCTTACTATGCAGATCCCAAGCAGTCTTCTCAAAGCCATCAACATCAACGATCTTCGTTATTGGAAGAATATCCTTAGTGTCTTGGTCATAATAAATAAACGTTGATGCTCCACAGACAGGGTTATTGCTGAATATTGGCTTAGGACTGCCCGTCAATGCCTCAACGAGTTTTCCAAT
This is a stretch of genomic DNA from Vulcanisaeta moutnovskia 768-28. It encodes these proteins:
- a CDS encoding KH domain-containing protein translates to MISDYMKGGFKLVIEKNRLKAISEALNAIEEEFGVKIIVDNDKGEVTITPGNSTSFDQLIKAKNIIEAISYGFDYNDAQNLRSDDYTLEILDLKDYVDKDKTNHISRIKARIIGEDGRAKKVLQELTDTNIVIGDRYIAILGLYENVKIAREALEMLIRGRQHATVYRWIQNWRRESRYRELMERLNRTYYEGEEEG
- a CDS encoding 30S ribosomal protein S3ae; translation: MSEQKQAKTGKWMIKKWFTIHAPTLFNGIEIGEVPANEPDSLIGRTIEVTLFDITKDLSHLHIKLRFQIDRIEGDKAYTRFKGMELTRDYVKSLIRRGSSLIQLIQDVNTTDNALIRITILAMTPTRCKSSQKRAIRKEFMKALNDLSSKADFNGFIKAAVYGDVSNQLFAVGKRIYPLRKVEVYKIKVLRYPTGGETKPTEEVKIAEVTTVSQPSSSPS
- a CDS encoding KEOPS complex subunit Pcc1; the encoded protein is MKIRGRITLEIAMKTIEDCQVAISSLLPDERELPQGLTSIIKCIDDKLTYELTYHVDNEKLLSVYNTIDDFIRNLKIIMESLNELRR